The following are encoded in a window of Megachile rotundata isolate GNS110a chromosome 2, iyMegRotu1, whole genome shotgun sequence genomic DNA:
- the Dolk gene encoding dolichol kinase, producing the protein MEIFTKKYLHFEEKILQSLKNNGIEYRAKANGGLWLGTLVGLSAILTILKEDNSYSEICLIVGVTGIGLVISSICLYTKLSTKKVTVKDFQAIYFLPAIITSMLYLLIANKGLLVSVIWGLSVGSLGTWGVLQLMSKFPHCFTIGEATATMHGCILFLMSVVTNLPLRYHLPPIHDDDIATVILQVALLYVISICLISSYFSMFRSTRNFYIMTFTLLLLVILPLMYIILDQNPIVWTLYFIFNKKSKIILLGYWAICLLLGVVVVAYQILLNHQATTSIRKMFHLLAVLVYVPGLIYEPLFLYFASGIVMGLFVFLELLRYLRILPLGDILQQGFSVFADEKDHLISLTPLYLLSGLSFPLWMPTNNLPLIVLLSGILTVGVGDTAASFVGSKWGSHKWSNSDKSVEGTVACILSQIGLICLLTFAGLTDNGLLFLRSLWSSVILSFVEAQTNQVDNLALPLLMYVCLMV; encoded by the exons atggaaatttttacaaaaaagtatttacatttcgaagaaaaaatattacaaagtcTGAAAAATAATGGCATTGAATATCG ggCAAAAGCGAATGGTGGATTATGGCTTGGAACCTTAGTAGGTTTAAGTGcaatattaactatattaaaaGAAGATAATAGCTATTCTGAAATTTGCCTCATTGTAGGCGTTACAGGCATTGGTCTTGTTATTAGTTCTATATGTCTGTATACAAAATTATCAACAAAAAAAGTTACAGTTAAAGATTTTCAAGCTATATATTTTTTACCAGCTATAATAACATCAATGTTATATCTTCTTATAGCAAATAAAG GATTACTGGTGAGCGTGATATGGGGCTTAAGTGTAGGAAGTTTAGGTACATGGGGTGTTCTCCAATTGATGTCCAAATTTCCTCATTGTTTTACAATTGGGGAAGCAACAGCAACTATGCATggttgcatattatttttaatgtctGTTGTAACAAACTTGCCATTAAGATATCATCTACCTCCTATTCATGATGATGATATTGCAACAGTTATATTACAG GTTGCATTGTTGTATGTCATATCAATCTGTTTGATATCTAGTTATTTCTCAATGTTTCGATCTACTAGAAACTTTTATATAATGACATTCACTCTTTTACTACTTGTAATTTTGCCATTAATGTATATCATACTGGATCAAAATCCTATAGTATGGAcactctattttatttttaataaaaagagcaaG ATTATTTTACTTGGATATTGGGCTATATGTTTACTGCTAGGTGTAGTAGTAGTTGCATATCAGATATTGTTAAATCATCAAGCAACAACTTCAATtagaaaaatgtttcatttattaGCTGTACTTGTATATGTACCTGGTTTAATTTATGAACCACTGTTTCTGTATTTTGCTAGTGGCATTGTAATGGGATTATTCGTATTTCTTGAG ttattaagATATTTACGAATACTGCCTCTTGGAGACATATTACAACAAGGATTTTCTGTGTTTGCTGATGAAAAAGATCATCTGATTTCTTTAACACCTTTATATTTACTCAGTGGTTTATCTTTTCCACTTTGGATGCCTACCAATAATCTTCCTTTAATAGTATTACTCAGTGGTATTTTGACAGTTGGAGTGGGTGATACTGCTGCTAGTTTTGTTGGTAGCAAATGGGGCTCTCATAAATGGAGCAATTCAGATAAATCTGTTGAAGGAACAGTTGCTTGCATTCTTAGTCAGATTGgattaatatgtttattaaCATTTGCGG GTCTCACAGATAatggtttattatttttaagaagCTTGTGGTCAAGTGTAATTCTATCATTTGTTGAAGCACAAACAAATCAAGTTGACAATTTAGCATTACCtttgttaatgtatgtgtgtttaATGGTTTAG
- the Pgi gene encoding glucose-6-phosphate isomerase, with product MLAKPELTTEPAWTKLQQYFDSTGSKIKIFDLFQQNPQRFNDFSLEIPTPEDGPILLDYSKNRLTKEAFQLLLDLARARGIEAARDAMFKGDKINFTENRAVLHIALRNRANKPILVDNKDVMPDVNAVLQHMKQFTNEVLSKQWKGFTGKPIEDVVNIGIGGSDLGPLMVTEALKAYHIGPRVHFVSNIDGTHIAETLKKLNPETTLFIVASKTFTTQETITNATSAKLWLLDALKNDAAVASHFVALSTNTQKVKEFGIDEKNMFGFWDWVGGRYSLWSAIGLSICLSIGFENFEKLLNGAHFMDQHFCSAPLEKNAPVILALLGIWYHNFYKAETHALLPYDQYLHRFAAYFQQGDMESNGKYVTRAGKVVNYSTGPIVWGEPGTNGQHAFYQLLHQGTRLVPADFIIPIQSHNKVQGSLHHKILLANCFAQTEALMKGKSENEARAELEKAGMSPEQVNLLLPHKMFEGNRPSNTILVEKVTPFALGALIAMYEHKIFVQGIIWDINSFDQWGVELGKQLAKAIEPELASPGEVTTHDSSTNGLISFAKCRCGA from the exons ATGTTAGCTAAACCGGAATTAACAACTGAACCAGCATGGACTAAATTACAGCAGTATTTTGATAGTACgggatcaaaaattaaaatattcgatcTCTTTCAACAAAATCCTCAACGCTTTAATGACTTTAG tCTAGAAATTCCTACTCCTGAGGATGGCCCAATTTTACTTGACTATTCTAAGAACCGTCTTACAAAAGAAGCATTTCAGTTATTATTGGACTTg GCACGAGCACGTGGAATAGAAGCTGCAAGAGATGCTATGTTTAAAGGAGATAAGATTAATTTCACTGAAAATAGAGCAGTTTTACATATTGCTTTACGTAACAGAGCTAATAAGCCAATACTTGTTGATAATAAAGATGTAATGCCAGATGTAAATGCTGTGTTACAGCATATGAAGCAATTTACTAATgag GTTCTTTCAAAGCAGTGGAAAGGTTTTACTGGTAAACCAATTGAAGATGTTGTTAACATAGGTATAGGTGGTTCAGATTTg GGTCCACTGATGGTAACTGAAGCATTGAAAGCATATCATATTGGACCACGGGTTCATTTTGTTAGTAACATAGATGGAACACATATAGCTGAGACTCTCAAAAAATTGAATCCTGAAACAACTCTTTTCATAGTAGCATCAAAGACATTTACAACTCAGGAAACAATTACAAATGCTACTTCTGCCAAATTATGGCTTTTAGATGCTTTAAAAAAT GATGCAGCTGTGGCTTCTCATTTTGTTGCATTATCTACCAATACACAAAAAGTTAAGGAATTTGGTATTGATGAAAAGAACAtgtttggattttgggattgggtGGGAGGACGTTATTCGTTATGGTCGGCCATTGGTTTATCAATTTGCTTATCtattggatttgaaaatttcgaaaaattattaaatgggGCACATTTTATGGATCAGCATTTTTGTAGTGCTCCGTTggaaaaaaat GCACCAGTCATATTAGCTTTACTTGGTATCTGGTATCATAATTTCTATAAAGCTGAAACGCACGCATTATTGCCGTATGATCAATACTTACATAGATTTGCTGCATATTTCCAACAAGGAGATATGGAGAGTAATGGAAAATATGTTACACGAGCAGGGAAGGTTGTTAATTATAGTACAG GTCCAATTGTCTGGGGAGAACCAGGTACTAATGGACAACATGCATTTTATCAGTTATTACACCAAGGTACAAGACTTGTACCTGCTGACTTCATAATTCcaatacaatcgcacaacaag GTTCAAGGATCTCTTCATCATAAAATATTACTTGCAAACTGTTTCGCACAAACTGAAGCTTTAATGAAAGGTAAAAGTGAGAATGAAGCGCGAGCCGAATTGGAGAAAGCAGGAATGAGTCCTGAACAAGTGAACCTCTTATTGCCCCATAAGATGTTTGAAGGAAATAGACCATCTAATACAATTCTTGTTGAAAAAGTAACACCGTTTGCTCTTGGAGCTTTAATAG CTATGTACGAACATAAAATCTTTGTACAAGGAATCATATGGGATATTAATTCATTTGATCAATGGGG CGTTGAATTAGGCAAACAATTAGCAAAAGCGATTGAACCTGAATTAGCAAGTCCTGGAGAAGTTACAACTCATGATTCATCAACAAATGGGTTGATCTCATTTGCCAAATGTCGTTGTGGTGCTTAA
- the e(r) gene encoding enhancer of rudimentary encodes MSHTILLVQPGNRPKTRTYSDYESVNECMEGVCKIYEEHLKRRNPNTPTITYDISQLFDFIDQLTDLSCLVYQKSTNTYAPYNKDWIKEKIYALLRRAAGHSE; translated from the exons ATG TCTCACACAATATTACTTGTACAACCTGGCAATAGACCTAAAACAAGAACATACTCTGATTATGAAAGTGTTAACGAATGCATGGAAG GGGTGTGTAAAATTTATGAGGAACATTTAAAAAGGCGAAATCCAAATACACCAACCATAACATACGACATCAGCCAACTGTTTGACTTCATTGACCAACTTACAGATTTATCATGTCTTGTTTATCAAAAATCTACAAACACATATGCTCCCTACAACAAGGACTGGATTAAGGAAAAAATATATGCTCTATTACGTCGAGCTGCAGGACATAGCGAATAA